CCCCTGGGGGTCCTGGCGTAACGTTTGAGGGGCTGGGGCCACCCTTGGCCCTGCGCTAGGAGGGCAGCGGAAGGGTCCGAACCGACCCAGGATCTTCTGCCTCCTGCTCCGGTTTCTGCCTCTGGGTACAAGTTGGATTGTACCATCCTAGTCTCCTCATCTTTTTTCTCCATccgaggaaaaagaaatgagacaacatatataaGCTGGACAGCCCAACTGGCATCTTCCGGATAGAAAAAACGAaaccaccaaaaaaaccccacaaggcATTTTATGTGACCCTTTATAAGGTTAGCGTCGTCACCACAGTGGGGGGAGGTGCTGTTGTCACCGCCATTTTGCCTAGGAAGAAACTGAAAcgaagcttaaatgacttgcccagggtcactttgGATCTGAAGCTGCATTTGCACCCAGGTGTCTGTGTCTTctagtctagcactctatccactgggccacctagttaCCTAGGAGTGTTTGTAGCACGCTGGATGGATCTGTTCATCAGCTATGAAGAACCTAGTTACCTAGGAGTGTTTGTAGCACGCTGGATGGATCTGTTCATCAGCTATGAAGAACCTAGTTACCTAGGAGTGTTTGTAGCACGCTGGATGGATCTGTTCATCAGCTATGAAGAACCTAGTAACCTAGGAGTGTTTGTAGCACGCTGGATGGATCTGTTCATCAGCTATGAAGAACCTAGTAACCTAGGAGTGTTTGTAGCACGCTGGATGGATCTGTTCATCAGCTATGAAGAACCTAGTTACCTAGGAGTGTTTGTAGCACGCTGGATGGATCTGTTCATCAGCTATGAAGAACCTAGTTACCTAGGAGTGTTTGTAGCATGCTGGATGGATCTGTTCATCAGTCATGGAGAACCTACTTGCTTAGGAATGTTTGTAGCATGCTGGATGGATCTGTTCATCAGCTATGAAGAACCTAGTTACCTAGGAGTGTTTGTAGCACGCTGGATGGATCTGTTCATCAGCTATGAAGAACCTAGTTACCTAGGAGTGTTTGTAGCACGCTGGATGGATCTGTTCATCAGCTATGAAGAACCTAGTTACCTAGGAGTGTTTGTAGCACGCTGGATGGATCTGTTCATCAGCTATGAAGAACCTAGTAACCTAGGAGTGTTTGTAGCACGCTGGATGGATCTGTTCATCAGCTATGAAGAACCTAGTTACCTAGGAGTGTTTGTAGCACGCTGGATGGATCTGTTCATCAGCTATGAAGAACCTAGTTACCTAGGAGTGTTTGTAGCATGCTGGATGGATCTGTTCATCAGTCATGGAGAACCTACTTGCCTAGGAATGTTTGTAGTATGCTGGATGGATCTGTTCATCAGCTATGAAGAACCTAGTTACCTAGGAGTGTTTGTAGCATGCTGGATGGATCTGTTCATCAGTCGTGGAGAACCTACTTGCCTAGGAATGTTTGTAGCTTGCTGGATGGATCTGTTAATCAGCTGTGGAGAATTTGGACATAAAGGATGAGAAAGCCTGGAGGGGGTTGTGGTCTTCACTTTGAAAGAGAAACACCGATGAAGCTTTGAGTCATTCAAAGTATCAAAATAGAGATAGCAAACTCTGCATTTAATTCATTTACTCTGGGGAGTATCTTATTCTGGCCAGCTGTTGTTGATGGAACTAAGTGAATTCTTCAAATTCTGTTCACTCACAAGATGTTAAGCATCCTTGTGCACAGCATGGCATTACATAGTGTGGAGGGTACGAAGTAGGGGCTCTGGTTCATGCCCTTCAGGAATCACTGAGAAATCATAATAGACATAGATGAAATAAGCCGAGTTTAATTCCTGGGTAAATATATTCAAGTGCCTGACTGCAGCGAGTACCAAGAGCTCAAAGAGGAGCATGATGGGGACACTGTTTTGTGGGCTAGCCTCTTTTCTATAAATATCCACTGTCTTATCCAAAAGCATTTCCCTCTGATAGTTTCCCCTGATAGTACATTCTCCTGTTCTATTATCAGCCCTCTAACAAGTTTTGTGTCCAGTTACTGATTCCTGGTAAAACAGGCAGAGGCAGCTCAGCTGTCCCTCTGATCCCTCCCCACTTTTCTGGCACTTTGCCTCCTCACTTGCAATCtattcttcctcccccttcctcttctagCCAGCTGGTCACTTGTTTAGTTAGCTCTGCCTTTGCTTTTCCAGTCCACTCTTGCTTCCTTTTCTCCAATCATTCCTTTGGTTGCTGTCTCTTCTCTATAATATCCTGTTACATTTGACCCTTCTCTCTCAAGACTTTTCTTCCCAGAAGATCTGGACAGTTAaactggagaaatgggaagattttCTGTAAATCAGAACTTCTAAAGTTGTTCTAGTGAAGTTCTCACTATGATATCTTACTGGATTGTGTCACTGGGAAAGGGACCAAATCTTAACATCTCAGACGGGGAGATCGGGCACAGAGTTCACATTCTCCAAGTAAAATGGAAAGGCTGCAAAATGAGTGAGTGGAAAAAAGCCATCCTAAAATAAAGTGTCTAACTGTATCCCTTGGAATCCCAACAGATGGCAGCCACCTCCCTTCCACCCCCATCACACTTCTGGAATGCAGTGGAATGAAGAAGTCCAACATCCCAGAAGCCACTTGCTTTGGGATTATGAGGGAGGCTGAAGACAAGAAATGACTATTTGTTCCCAAACCGAAGTCATATGATCACCTTCAAATACTTGGCATTTGCCCAGTTTGGTCAGGGAAGTAGATAAACGTATGACTACTGAACTTATCAACAATTGTGGGTCCAGGCTGCAGCAATTCACTAACtattgaaattattattaaataactaaTTATTAGTATTGGGAAGGGCcaggattttttcccttcctcatttggAGGGTAGGTCAAAACGTAGTTCTCTGAAGGGCAGTTAGATGAAATCTTGGAATTGTTGCCCCACCCACCTAGAGACCCTTAAGAAGAATTTAGTCTTAAGGTGAATTTGGGCCAGTGGTGTTCTACTTAGGCTTGGGTGGGGGgtagatcctttgtctagattgcctgAGGCTGGgagtggtctgggagcaagagTGAGCAGAGTCATGTCCCCCAGCTCCTCCTTAGGATGAATTCACCTCTCACTATagtattcattcttctcattaattgttaatcaaTTCCAGTTGATTGACACCCTCAGGGAACACCAACTCTTGCAAGGACAtattgagtgggttccatgaggggtctttggcattctaTAGTACCACTGAtctcttttattaattatccacgagcaatgattaattacccagaaactaggTCTCAATTTTTTATACAAAACACCATTAAGGCAAACCAATTGGAGGTTATCATCCATAAGGATTTGGACTTCTAGCCAATGGGCATGAGTTTGAAGTTAAGGAAAAAGAAGACCTTACAAGGTCAATAGCTGAGAATCCCTAGTAATTTCAAAAGCCTTACAGCAGTAAACAACCCTATCTGAAGTGTGACTCCTAATTAAACGACCACTTAAAGACTGAGAAtcaaatttttatttctcctgaGAAAAAGCATATATTGGAGACTGAAATCCATAATAACGGATTATTATGACAAAGCATCCAAATGAGGGGAATCTCCCATCTCTGAGAgatgtttcttttattatttcttccacTTTTATTTGTTCTAAATGGATGAAAAGATCAGTCCCACCACTGGCAATAACTCCCATATTTAGGAGGTGAAGCCAAGTCCAGGATAAGGATAGATGTTGGCAGGGAGGGAGCTGATGCTCTTAAGGAACCTTGGAAATTTCCCACTTTGGATGATGAGGCTGAGATTGCTCCAGTGAGGAAATCAGTGGGTGTAACTCAACACTGTTGTTCGCTGGGGCAAAACGGAGAAAAGAGCTGAGGGGCTCTCACAGCTCAGCGTGATGGGCTTCAGTCCGAAGCAGCTCATTGGGCTTCATAAAGATGCCTTCCATGGCTCTCCAATAGTTGTTCTGGCTCTGCTGGGCCATGCCATGCACCTCTCTCTGGCCACTGATGGGCCGGCCATACTGCTCTCCCGTGACAGACAGCAGCACATCAGTAGAAGCGTGTCTGAAGCGAACTTCATCGTCCCTCACCCAGTGTGACCCACTGCAGAGGACTGTCCAGTCATCCAGATagtccccttccccctcttccccaaaTGCACTCACTTCCTGGAAATGACAGAGAGTAGAAAATTAGCATGAGCCCCAAAACAGATCTGAGAAGTGGATAAGAGTGACATGAGGAGATAAGGGGATGAAGTAGAAAATGGGGAGCATTTCCACAGGGAGAACTTAAAAGTTTGGGCTGAAAGGGGGAAaacaatcataaaacaaatcactTTCCCTGTCATCCCTCAAAAAAATACCAAATAATGGCCctcaaaataatacaaataagttaatacaagtcaacaaacatttgcttaGAATCTACTgtttacaaagatgaaaaagcaCTTTATCTTTGTTCTTAAAGAGTTTATAACTTGGCTGGAAAAGAGAGACAGTAAAATATACAGAAATGGTTAAATAGCTAGAATATAATTTAGTGGGGGGTTAAATGTAAGAGAGGTCAAATGGAGAAGTGGAAGAGATTCACAGAAGAAGAGACCATTTCTGGTCTGtcagtgaggaaggaagggagcttgaaagaagaaaaggattttaatactggaagtgggggaaggaggggatcCTATCAGGAACAGGTGACAGGTTGGGCAGATACAAGGAAAGGATAGGATGAGAGAAGGAAACAGTGAGTAGTATATTTGGTTAGAGCATAGACCAGGTAAGAATATACTGTGAAATAAGGTCAGAATAATAGGGCCAAGCCAAAATGTGAGGGCCCTGAAGACCAGGTCCAAGAGTGTGTATATAATTCAGTAAACAGTGGGGAGACAATGAAGGTTTGGGTAAGTGAAATGATTAGGCTTGTGCATTAGAAGGACTACTCTGGCATGAAGAATGgacaggagaagggagaaactagTAGTAAAACTAGTTAGAAAccattttaagtgcctactatctgcTAGACAGgccctggggatgcaaaaagcccctgctctcaaggagcttataatctaattggggagacaacaaagaactatgtataaatataagCTATCTATAAGATATATCAGAAATAATTaagggaaggaaggcactaaaattaagaaggattgggaaagtcttcctatagaaggtggggttttagttggaacttgacaAATGCCTGGGAAGCCAGCAGCagatgaggagagagggcattccaagcatggagaacagtcagagaaaattcatggagccaagagatggaggagGGTCTTATTCCTGGGAACAGCCAGGAGGCAGAGTCCATGTTGGGGAGTAAGTAGCAAAAAGACTGCAAAGTTTGAAGCAGGCTAAGTTAGGAAGGGCTtgaaacagagcattttgtatttgatcctggagacagtGGGAAGCCCCTAGAATTTATTGGATTATTCAAACTAACGTGATAGTTGTGGCAAGAAGTGACTAAAAGCTTACACTTGAATGGTGGCAGGTGAAACTCAAATAATTTGTTTGGTAAATTGGTGATGACATCAACACAACCAAATGAAGGCTCCAATCTGATCTCATTTAGTTGTTAATCACTTCACCCCTTGTGGCATCTCATTTACTGCTCTATTACACTGCTACTTAATTCTTACACTGTTTGCCTTTCCCTGTGTTTTTCCCTTACTTCTCTCACTGGCTGGTGAAGCTGTTAAGAGCTAGATCCCttcttttacttcctttcatTAATATTCACCAGAACTAAATATAGTTCTAtggactatataaatatataaaatagtctGCGGACTCTGAATAGTCCATAGTCTTAAAAAGCTTAAGTGTTTCACTAGCAAGACACCTTGTTTTTCTAATTCTTCAGATGAAGGTGAACCTCCCAATCCTTTTACTGAGAAGACCTCTGATTCTCGCTCTCCTTTCTATGCCATTATTCCAATTCCTTGATGAGTTAAACAAGCCTCCCTCTTGTCCAGAACCGGTTTTCTTTCATATATAGATACATTTCTCCTAATGTGCAAAAAGGAGAACAAATGCCTCCTGATCAAACAGGTCTAACAATCCAAAAACCAAACAATTTCACTGCGTGAggctcctccagccccatgcTCACCTGATTGCCAGACAAGGGTGAGGCGAAGTGGTGACTGTGAAGATTTCGCCCAGTATTGACATGAGTCAGCCTGATGGCTTGGCCACATCTCACTGGGGTTCCTCTCTCACACACTGTAGAGGTTTTTCCTCTGATCCGCCAGTAACTGTTGCTGTCATCCACATCTGATACACCTGTAACTGACTGCTGCCCACTACCTGGAAAAAATGAAGATGTTCTAGCCTCActgattgagagctagaagggaacttggtGATTAACCCAAACTCTGAAGAAAATGTGCGGCCAGAACCACAGTGAAGTATAATTGGGAAACGtgaacaaaaaaatcataaaaaaacacTACAtgtttctaagtcaatgtgcctTCAGGGAAGGATTTATTTCTATGCGAATCTGACCTCACTGATTTAGAGTATCTAAACAGaagtgacaaaaaaaaacccaactgtaAAGATAGGTGAGAGTCAGATTATGAAGGTTTTTAAAGACCAGGCTGAGGTGTTTGCATTTCAGCATAgagtcaatagggagccattgaagatttagGAGTAGGGGAGTGACTAAAGTCAGCCTGTGTTTCAGATATGCTAATCCGGGAGCCTGCTGAAGGAAGAGACAGGAAGCAAGGGGGCCAAGAAGGCTTCATCTAAAGTCTAGGAGAgatgaaactgaggtctggaaCTAGAGTGTTAgcagtgagtggagagaagagggcaggGGTGAGAGCTGGTGGAGGTAGAATCCCTGTCAGCAAATGACTGGCTGTGAAGGGTTGACTCTGAGATGGTAAACCTGGGTGACCAAGGAAGCCCAGTGGTGTCCTCCACAGAAATTCAATTCTTATGATCACAAACAGAGTGAATTAGACGCCCTCTAATGCAAACCCGttgattttacaaacaaggaaactgaagcccaggaaagTTAATTGGCTTGTCATttgaaatcagtctggaaagactGGCTAGAGCCAGATTGTAAATCAAGCAATAAAcgtgttaagcatttaccatatgTCAGGTACTctcctaagtgctggggacacaaa
The DNA window shown above is from Notamacropus eugenii isolate mMacEug1 chromosome 2, mMacEug1.pri_v2, whole genome shotgun sequence and carries:
- the SDF2 gene encoding stromal cell-derived factor 2; protein product: MGRRGPAGQLLLFAGLLGLAGASDLPFVTCGSVVKLLNTRHNVRLHSHDVHYGSGSGQQSVTGVSDVDDSNSYWRIRGKTSTVCERGTPVRCGQAIRLTHVNTGRNLHSHHFASPLSGNQEVSAFGEEGEGDYLDDWTVLCSGSHWVRDDEVRFRHASTDVLLSVTGEQYGRPISGQREVHGMAQQSQNNYWRAMEGIFMKPNELLRTEAHHAEL